The genomic DNA GTACATAAGTTTGCCACGATCTTCGAACTGATGGAGAATCCGTTTTACATTCTTCCGTGAACAGAACCACAGCTCCTCCAGCTCTTGCAGTTTAAACGTACATGCTCGTTCTATTTCTCGCTCAAAAAACTGTGCTCGCATCGAAAAGTAGCGCTCGTCCATTTAATCATCCTCCTAAAAGGGGAAACTTTATCCATTATTGTACCCTTTTTACCCCTTTTCACCAATAGCATAATAGGGAGCAAGGAGGCGTTTAGCATGTTACGTACACTACATCCCAACATTCGAATTAGAATTTATACTACATTCTTAAGCAAAATAGGTGGGTCCACTGTCTTTCCATTCATGGCCATTTACTTCACGAGGGAGTTTAACGCCTCAGTAGCTGGAATTCTGGTCCTTATTCAAATAATTGCCCAGTTTCCGGCAGGTCTGTACGGTGGATATTTGGCAGATCTGCTTGGCAGGAAAAAAATCATGGTGGTAGGTGAATTCATGAAAGTGGCAGGGTTCATAGGCATGTTCGCTGTGAACTCTCCTCTCTTCATCTCTCCGACTATCACATTCCTTATGATGTTATTGACCAACGTCGCTTCCGGCTTGATCAGCCCCGCTGCTGAAGCGATGCTGATCGATGTAAGCACAAAAGAGACAAGGGCATTCATGTACTCTATCAATTATTGGGCGGTCAACCTCTCTGTCATGATCGGATTCATTGCGGGGGGATGGTTTTTTGAACATCACTTTTTCCAGTTGATCGGTGTGTTGATAGGGATGGGCCTCTTGACTCTATGTATGACGGCATTCTTCATTAAAGATACCTATCAGGTCCAAGTAAAGGGAACGAGCGGTCAATATGGGGTGAAGCCACTGATCAAAAGCTATGAAATTGTAATGAAGGATTGGACCTTCATGGCTTTTTCCCTTGGAGGAGTCGCTATTCTGGCTCTTGAATTCCAGAGGAATAATTTTATCTCCGTACGATTGAAGGACGAAATCATCCCTAGGACCGTTCACTTCTTCAATGTATTTTCATTCGACCTCGATGGAATTAAGCTTCTGAGCCTGCTGACCGTCATCAATACCCTCATGATTATCCTCTTCACAGGTATTGCTGCAAAATGGATTAGAGAGAAGAGGGAAGAACCGATTATGTATGCCGGTTTCACCCTTTTTGGGATAGGATTTTCCATCCTTGCCTTCAGCACATCCATTCCCGTTCTATTTTTAGCGGTTGTCATCCTATCGGTCGGGGAGTTACTCTATGTCCCAACACGCCAGTCCATGCTGGCAGAAATCGTCGATGACTCAAAGCGAGGTGCCTACATGGCAATGAACGGTCTCGTTGTTCAAGTCGCTAAGATGATGGGGGCGCTTGGACTAATGATCGGGACCTCCTTAGGTGGGGTGGTGATGGCACTTGCTTTCCTATTACTTACGTTTGTAGGAATCGTCATGAGCAGGATTGCACTGCTGAAGACCAATAGACAACTTAAAAAGGCTCTATCGTAAACAAAAGGCGCAGAAACCGCTTTAAGCGGAACTGCGCCTTTATCAGTCTTCATTAATGACTGCCAATATCAGATGATCCTCCCACTCCCCATTAATCTTAACGGACTTTCGCGAAATGCCTTCCTTCTCAAACCCGGCTTTCTCCAACACCCTGATGGAACCTCCATTCTTCGGCATCACTCCGGCTTCAATCCGGTGAAGTCCGAGGACGTCGAACCCATAGCGGACCAGTTGCCGGACGGCCTCGGTCGCATATCCTTTGCCGTTATGTTTCTGGCTCAGGCTGTAGCCGATGATGGCCATCTGCCTTGGCCCCCTTTCGATGCGGAACAAACCGATCGTGCCGATCAGTTCACCCCCATCAAGGAAGATACCAAAATGATAGTCCTGATCCTCTTCACTCTTCTCCAGTCTTGTTTTCAGCATTTCCCGCTGCCCTTCCAGCGTATAAAAGTCATCCGGTCGATGGACACTGAATTCTTGGAAGAACGTCCGATTCTCCTCCTCGAATGCCAACAGGCTCCCTTCGTCTCCTTCTTGCAGCAATCGTATCGATAGGTTCTCCATCCCTTTTCCTCCTTTTGTCTATGTAGTAGGCATCCCCATCACCCGATCCAATGATCGTCTTCATGTATGTGCTGCGGGATGTCCTTGTGTTCCATTTCGCCTTCTTCCCCTAGGTAATAGTGGCGGAGAGGGGTGAGATCATCATCCAGTTCATAGACAAGTGGAATGCCGTTCGGGATATTGAGCCCGGCCACTCCGTCATCCGGTATCCCGTCGAGATATTTCACGAGGGCCCTCAGTGTATTCCCATGAGCGGACAGGATGACGCGCTCGTTTTCCCGAAGGCACGGAACAATCTCATCCTTCCAATACTGAAGGGCACGCTTTTCCGTATCAATTAAACTCTCTGTCATGGGGAGGTCTTCGTCGCTAACCGACGCATACTTGGGATCGTCACGATCCTTTTGGTGTGCGTCATCCGTCACGGCAGGCGGCCTTACATCGGCGGACCGCCTCCACTCCGTCACCTGCTCTTCCCCGAACTTCTCCGTGATCTCATCCTTATTCAACCCCTGAAGCCTACCATAGTGGCGCTCATTGAGCTTCCAGGATTTATACACCGGTATCCAGACGAGGTCCATCTCATGAAGCATGATCCACAGCGTCCGGATCGCCCGTTTCAATACGGAGGTGTGCGCGACATCGAACCCGATCCCGTGCTTTTTCAGGATGGCCCCCGCTTTTCTTGCTTCTGCGTACCCGTCGTCCGTCAGATCCACGTCGATCCAGCCCGTGAAACGGTTCTCGAGATTGTACTGACTTTCTCCGTGCCGAATGAATACGATTTTCTTCATTGTCATCACCCACGTTTTTTTTACAGTATACACCTATTGAGAAAGAATTATGGAGTAATTTGACCTAATAAATCCCACACTAAGGGAAACTTGGAATTGAAAGGAGATAGGATCATGTTCAAACAAACGGCCGGGGAAAAGCTCATCGATATGCTCA from Rossellomorea marisflavi includes the following:
- a CDS encoding MDR family MFS transporter, whose product is MLRTLHPNIRIRIYTTFLSKIGGSTVFPFMAIYFTREFNASVAGILVLIQIIAQFPAGLYGGYLADLLGRKKIMVVGEFMKVAGFIGMFAVNSPLFISPTITFLMMLLTNVASGLISPAAEAMLIDVSTKETRAFMYSINYWAVNLSVMIGFIAGGWFFEHHFFQLIGVLIGMGLLTLCMTAFFIKDTYQVQVKGTSGQYGVKPLIKSYEIVMKDWTFMAFSLGGVAILALEFQRNNFISVRLKDEIIPRTVHFFNVFSFDLDGIKLLSLLTVINTLMIILFTGIAAKWIREKREEPIMYAGFTLFGIGFSILAFSTSIPVLFLAVVILSVGELLYVPTRQSMLAEIVDDSKRGAYMAMNGLVVQVAKMMGALGLMIGTSLGGVVMALAFLLLTFVGIVMSRIALLKTNRQLKKALS
- a CDS encoding GNAT family N-acetyltransferase, with product MENLSIRLLQEGDEGSLLAFEEENRTFFQEFSVHRPDDFYTLEGQREMLKTRLEKSEEDQDYHFGIFLDGGELIGTIGLFRIERGPRQMAIIGYSLSQKHNGKGYATEAVRQLVRYGFDVLGLHRIEAGVMPKNGGSIRVLEKAGFEKEGISRKSVKINGEWEDHLILAVINED
- the gpmA gene encoding 2,3-diphosphoglycerate-dependent phosphoglycerate mutase, with product MKKIVFIRHGESQYNLENRFTGWIDVDLTDDGYAEARKAGAILKKHGIGFDVAHTSVLKRAIRTLWIMLHEMDLVWIPVYKSWKLNERHYGRLQGLNKDEITEKFGEEQVTEWRRSADVRPPAVTDDAHQKDRDDPKYASVSDEDLPMTESLIDTEKRALQYWKDEIVPCLRENERVILSAHGNTLRALVKYLDGIPDDGVAGLNIPNGIPLVYELDDDLTPLRHYYLGEEGEMEHKDIPQHIHEDDHWIG